One Phycisphaerae bacterium genomic window carries:
- a CDS encoding four helix bundle protein, with the protein MGAKRFEDLKVWQAARELTRGVYRAADTQQLGKDWALANQMKRAAVSIGSNIAEGFERGTRKQQIEACYTAKGSAGELRSQVITASDVGLIDKRAYEWLLERCESCSRQLQAYIAHLRRTRDGCPGPKYLEPSGDGTKGAGDEWA; encoded by the coding sequence GTGGGGGCGAAGCGATTCGAAGATCTCAAGGTGTGGCAAGCCGCGCGTGAGTTGACGCGCGGCGTATATCGTGCGGCGGACACGCAGCAGCTCGGGAAGGATTGGGCCTTGGCGAATCAGATGAAACGCGCGGCGGTCAGCATTGGCAGCAACATCGCCGAGGGCTTCGAGCGCGGCACGCGGAAGCAGCAGATCGAAGCCTGCTACACGGCCAAGGGTTCAGCCGGCGAGCTGCGCAGTCAGGTGATCACTGCGTCAGACGTCGGTCTCATCGACAAGCGGGCATACGAGTGGTTGCTCGAGCGCTGTGAGTCGTGTTCCCGTCAGCTCCAGGCGTACATAGCCCACTTGCGACGGACGCGCGACGGCTGTCCCGGCCCCAAGTACCTCGAGCCGAGCGGGGACGGCACAAAAGGAGCCGGCGATGAATGGGCATGA
- a CDS encoding zinc ribbon domain-containing protein, whose product MCLADAGITFVWVGGILLVGFVGFFVMIAAAVGRVLRFIVRSVLGRGARSALPTLAGTAERVCGHPRCGHLNPRDARYCARCGSALGATGNVDDYG is encoded by the coding sequence ATGTGCCTGGCCGACGCGGGAATCACGTTCGTCTGGGTCGGCGGGATCCTGCTCGTCGGGTTCGTCGGCTTCTTCGTGATGATCGCGGCCGCGGTCGGCCGCGTGCTGCGGTTCATTGTCCGGTCGGTACTGGGACGCGGCGCGCGGTCGGCGCTTCCGACGCTGGCCGGGACGGCGGAGCGGGTCTGCGGGCACCCGCGCTGCGGGCACCTGAACCCGCGCGATGCCCGCTATTGTGCCCGGTGCGGCAGCGCGCTCGGGGCAACTGGGAATGTAGACGACTATGGATGA